In Panicum virgatum strain AP13 chromosome 5K, P.virgatum_v5, whole genome shotgun sequence, the genomic window TTGTATGCAGTTGTCCTGGCCCATCATATTGTGATTACCTTTGCACCAGTGGTTTAGTTTATCACGCTCATGCCATTCACTTTTTTAGGTTGtcctattattattattatattagtAGCATGTGCATGTGGATTGTTCCGCTTGTTACGCGCAAACTGCATGTGCTGTGATAGGTTTCTTGATGATACAGCCTCTATTTCTCTCTAGAATCTAAGGGGCCTAACTTATCCTTTGATTTTGTCTTTGGGCTCAATCATGTTTCTTAGCATCTAACAGTTAAGGACATGGTCACATGGACCCCCCACCTTAAGTTTCATAACCTATACCATGTGGTCCTTTATCAAATCACTCTAGCAATATCCTGGAAACATAACACATTCATTTATGGATTGTGATGATGTTGTAAAGAGAGTTCTGACGCAATCAAGTTCAATAGTTGAACAAGTGATGGGATTTGCTTTAGTTGCTGCATAATCATAAGCTGTGCTCTTCTTATGCAGATTTCACTCCATCTCGTGGCAGCACACCAAACTATCAACCCAGAACGCAAACAGTGATGACTAACATCTTCCGACCTGACAATTTGGACAAGTCCAAATCATCGGAACCTTCTCCAACTGGCCGGAGGAAATTAGCCGAGCTCTTGCAGGAGCCAATGCAAAATGGTGATGAAGAAAGCACCGATGTCAGCAAGAACGAGAAGCAGCAGTTACAATCTGTTGCCGTAGATGGGAAGCCGGTGTCTGAATCCACATCCAGCTCCGCTTGCAGTACAGAACCGACGCCGACCGTGGTCACCAAGAGCCGGAAGGAGAAGGCGTGGTACACCGGGCGCTGTTGCCTGCCGAGTTTTGTTCATAGCCTGACCTTAGATGAGGGTGAGAGGGGGCATAATGTGAGCTCGAGGCCATGTGCTGTTTGACAGTGGTGCTCCAGTGTCCTGCTGCCCTGAGCGGCTGTATTTAGCACGACATATTACCCGATCCTCCGGACCCTGAAGCTACTGTAAAGAACGGGGGGAGTATTAAGAGTACTATATCCTTGTAGGAATCAAGTGGATGATAGCTACTCGTAAAATTGATGTGCACTGCGTGTTGATCAGCTGCGAGAGTAGAGCATCTAGCTCAAGAAATTACCCCTATCTGTGCATACCTTCTCGAATCTTTATGGGCATAAACATATATTTTTCCAGATGTCAACCGCCAGCTGAGCTAGGGCATGTGAGATACCATACCTCTCTACAGTGACTGAATTGTGATGC contains:
- the LOC120709076 gene encoding uncharacterized protein At3g27210-like — its product is MGSCASVDKKDPGFPRKQFLASPTKAKAAIGKGGGVAPVGDGFGDLNSKVEAEQQLGGFGPNSPDSGSKDEMFFEARGWLDSDCEDDFYSVNGDFTPSRGSTPNYQPRTQTVMTNIFRPDNLDKSKSSEPSPTGRRKLAELLQEPMQNGDEESTDVSKNEKQQLQSVAVDGKPVSESTSSSACSTEPTPTVVTKSRKEKAWYTGRCCLPSFVHSLTLDEGERGHNVSSRPCAV